The genomic DNA GCTGCGTCTTCGGGCATGCTCGGATAATAGGGACTCTCGTCTACGGGTGATATGAGTACTGCTCAATCGCGAAACTATTCGGTTCGTACCTGTTCTTGCGCTTCCGCAGCACGCAGGAAGCGCGATAGGTTACGCAATTGCTGCATGGTGATCCAATGTCCTCGACATTGCAGCGTAGCTTGCGTACGTGGCAGTTCTCGCACACCTTGCGAGATCTCCTTTGCTTGGCCTTGCTGTCCATGGCCTAGACGGTGCAGTATGTGCCATCTTTACTGTTCTGCTGACTTCCGGCTGGAGAGCTGGCAAGCCGAGGGCCCCTCACGGCGAGTGGCCACATTTGTGTGAGATCCGCCACAGATCTCAGAGCCTCCTATTCCTGAGCTTCAGATGCAGCAGGGTGGTGATACCGCCGGACTGCAAGGGTGCCAGCTAGGTCCCGCACGCGACACCTGTGAGGAATTCATGTTGTTCGTGTCTCGCCAGCTCAGCAAATTTGTCGTCCTGATTTCGTTGCGCGGCACTTTCCAGTCCGCAGGAGTTGCCGTGAGCACGCACCCGCCAAGCGAGCAACTGACTTCACGCGTTGACGCGTCGTTGACTGAACTTCAAACTATCACCATTTCTCACTGTTCTTGCCTAATGCATCTCTTCTGTATCTTGGCTATTGCTATTTCGATATCGCATGCAGATGCATCCCGAGTACACCAGATGCAGCTGTCACCGAGCAAGAGGAGAGTCCAGACGTAGCAGAGTACCCACCGCGGGACAACATGCGATGGGATGGACCAGAGTCGCCCATGGTATCTGTGCTACATACCAGAACCGGAGAGTGATTTCGAGGACGACTCGCATAATGCATGATCAACCTTGCAACCACAATTGCGTCTTAGAATCAGTGCTACTACGCTGGGCACTATTACTGCGATGTCAGCCAGATCTTCCCCAGGCCTTGCAGTTGTGCCTGCAAGATTCAGCGAGTGTAAAAGTGTCGCCTCCCACTCACTCCTCGCATCTATTCACATCACAGTGCATGCCCATGTCCATGCTCAGGTAATTGTGATCACATTGAACTCCTTCAACATTTTCACGCTGAGCAAACTGCCTCACTTTCCACGGCACAAATTGGAACTCATTCTTCCATTGTGCATCCAAGCACTCTCTCACCACATCCTTCCACACTTTCAACAACATTGACTTCTACCCCATTCCGACCCATCCCTACCTTACTTACTTAAGCAGATACCACATCACTGCGGCGCCGCTGCCATGGCTTCAGTGGCCGCTTCGCCATCGCCTTACGATGCCCTGGGCAAGCGTAAACGTTCTCAAAGTGTCGAGTCTTGCGGCACTGACGACGACAAAAGCGGATCGCCGCTTCCCGAAGGCGCTAATAAGCacgacagcaacagcgacacAGACTCGGAACAAGAAGCTTCCGAAGGCGACAACGCCGACGATGAGAACTTGTTCGTTGACGATAACGAACATTTCGACGAGAATGACATGTCCTTAGAGGATGAGCTCGATCCAGATGCGATCTATTGTGAAGCAAAGGAAGCATACCCCAAGCTGCCTGCCTATGATCCAGTCTTTTCGGAAATCGAAAATGGACTCACAGGCATCGTTGAGCACATTATCGACCTCGTGGGACGCTTTCCCTGCAAGAGCACTTACGTGAAAAACTTCCGAGCCAAAGCAGAAGAGCTGCGGGCGGTTCCACGACCCCAGCCGATGCGGATAGCTCTGCTTGGTGATACGGGAGCTGGTATGCTTGTCCGGACACCAAGTGCCTCGGCGTTGCTGACAGTCACAGGGAAAAGCTCACTTCTGAATTCAATCGTGGATGTGCCGAACATCGCCAAAGCCGTATGTCTCATGGTTCAAGACAAGCTGCCACGTAATCCCATAAACTAACGAATCCTACGCAGATATCTTCTGGCGAAAGTTGTACGGCGACTGCTATGGAGTACTGCAGCTCTATCGATGGACAGCGCGAGGATTTCGCAGCTGAGATCACGTACTACGACGAGGAGACAGCCAAGGCATTGCTCCGAGAACACCTTGCACATTATAGACATAACGCGGAGGTCCAGGCCGACTGGGATGACGACACACGGCAGCTCTACAAGCGTCGTGCAGACACGGCAGTGAAGACTCTTCACGCCCTCTTCTGTGACAAAGAAGAAATGTCATCTCTACAAAGCGCAGAAGAAATGCTCGGTCAGTCTATCGCGGATTCCGGTAAGGTTGCTCGAAAGCTGCAGAAGTGGTGCAAGGAGCTGTTCGTGCAGATGGACTTGAACACTATGCGGACGGTCCGCCGAGAGACAAGCTCAGCACGAGCGTTTCGAGAAGCAGTTGACCCCCTTCTCCAGGCCACATCTTGTCCAACTCAGCCAAACCTGTGGCCTCTAGTCATGTTTGTGCGAGTTGGAATCCGGAGGTCTCGGGTTTTAAAATATGCTTCGATTGCAGATCTACCGGGTATGTTCGCATTACTCATTCGCCGTACGTTTCGATTGCTGACTATGCGCCTAGGCATCAGCGACACCAACGCAGTCAAGGTCAATGCTGCAAATGCTTATATCCGCCAATGCGATGGCCTGTGGATAGTAGCCCCCATCGGACGTGCTGTGAACAGTACTACCGTGGATAGCCTGTACGCCAAGTACGGAGAACGCTTTCAGGACAACATTGCTATTATCTGCACCCGGGCCGAGGACGAGATCAATTCAAACCTTGCAGAACATTTCGAAAACGAGAAGCGAACCACTGCTGCTTACGACAAGTCTGCGCAAAAGTGCCGGGATCTGCAGTCTCAATTGAGCAAGGCAAAGCGCGGGCTGCAAGGGAGGGAACGAGGAGCACCCACGAAGGAGCGTAAGCAGAAGATCCGAGCAGTCCAGAAAGCGATCAAGAACATTGAGAAACAGAAAGACAAGGCCGACCAGGACAGACTTTGCAATCTCGTGGAAGTTCGAAACAGATTCGTCAGTTCAGGTCTGGAACGTGAGCTGAAAGGTCACCTGCCGCAGGGCAAGAAGCCGACGATCTTTTGTGTTTCGAACGCACACTACAGCTCGTTCAAGGGTGTGGCAGAGACGGCAACAAAGTTTCAGCTCTCGGCCAAACAAACGGGCATACCAGCCCTTCGAAAACATGTTCTCGCACTGGCAGCGCCGGCGCTTCTCACAGCGCTGGAAGACTATGTCCAACATCATTTCCTAGTATTCCTGAAAGGCGTACAGCTTTGGGTAATCCGGAAGAATGTCCAAGGCGCCGAGGCTCTGCTGGATCTTGTGAGGCAGCCGCAAAAGTCGCTGCCGACCAGATTCAACGTATATCGGAAAGAATGTCACGATCTCGTGGCAGGCAAGCTGCTAACCCAGTCTACTGATAAAATCGAAGGGTTCGTCTCGGAAGCAGGCACCAAATGGACTGAGAAGATCCATCGATTCCACTGGAGCACTTTAAGGGCTTTCATCAGGAACTCAGGCAGCCACTCGACCTCAACCTGCCCCAGAACATCGTGGAACATGGAGTTCTGGGGCAAAGCGCCTTTCTCACTCATCACTGGCTGGAACAATATCAAGAAGCTTCAATCGAAGGCGATCACGAAGCAGGTCGATTCGATCGTGGAAGAGCTGAGTTCGATGGAACCAGCACTAAGGAGTCAACCGGCTGTCACCAATCTGGAAATGGACAGCTTCTACGAACTGCTCAAAGGCCACATCGCCGGTGTCAAGAACGCACGCAGAGATCATCAAGCGGTTTTCGGAAAGGAGCTTGAGTAAGTTGATACCAGCAGCAATGGAGTCACTGAGCTAACGTTACCAGAAATATCAGAATGGACGCTTCGGGATCCGAAAGCCCGACTCACCACTTTGTCATTGCGATGCAGCCTGTCTACACGCAACTGAAGGCAGATAAAGGTATGTGCACTCTTCACTTCAAAAAGCGTATTCACTAACAGTGTCCTAGGCAACGGTTACGTGAAGCGTCAGGAAAAAGTCATGTATGACTACCTGACGCAGAAGGGCGAAGCATGTCCTTTCGACGTTGCTTTCGAAGCGATCGCTTCCGCTATCGAGAGCCAGATGGAGCAGCTCAGtgagcagctcgagaagcagatTTCAACGATACTTGAGGAGATCTGGGCTCATTTCGACGGCATGATCGATCCGGACGAGCAAGACCCAGGCGAACAGCCACTGCGCGACGAGCTCAGGGGTTTCCTTGAGCAAGCAGTCCCAGCTTTCGAGGCGTTTCGAGAAGGACTAAGCAGAATCaatcagaagaagaagacgagcgtGAAGACCGAGGAGGTCGATGAGGAGTAGTGTGACATGCAGTGGATACCCGGGCATTCGTTGACTTTGTGTGCACGGGGGAAGAGCAGCATTGTTTATGTGAGAGGTCTTTCATCAGCCTCAGTGCAGTCAGTAGCAATACAATTCAAGCAATATCAACAGCTCTTGTCCCAGAGTCGAAACATCTTCCGGAGCTGAGTGATGCGGCCTCGGAACTTGTATTCAACTCGTATCAACGGGCACCGAAGTCAGTGGGCGGGCATAGGTCGCACAAGTGCGGTTGAGCAACAATAATGCGCCACGTTTTGATATTGGAGCGAAAACATGACAAGATGCAAGGACAGCCTGGAGAGGAGACGTAGTCGGCCTTGCTTGCAAATCATTGTTTGCGAGCACGAGGTACTTCTGGAACCATCAATGGTCTTGGAGACATTGCAAATTCTTCACTCAGAATCACATCTTGAAGTTCGAGAGCCAGACTCCTCAAATAATAGTCTAACCGGTTTTGGCAAACGACCTTACTTCTTCTGGCCAAGGCACAGCATCCATGCTTCGCCCTTCTTTTTGTCCAACTTCCCCCATGCTTTTCGCATTGAAGAGCTGACTGGCTGCTCTGTGCGAGGAGGCGGCAGGCTGCGTCTACGATGTGTCGTGGAGTTTCACCCTATCATCGCACAAGCAGATTCCATTGGTCATGGCCAGGCGATGGAGGACGTGTTGtcatctgctgctcagcGTCGGGGAATGGCCGGCAAAAGGTCCGAGGGGCTCCCGCGTCCGTCTCCCCGCCGACTGCGgtgagaagaggaagattgATCGTTCAAGAACAacgacaagcagcagcagcaggcaatGATGCAGTTCAGAGTAGCCAAGGCAGAATCTGGGGACACTAGGCGAGGTTATGTCTCGCAAGGCCGGGAGTGTTAGGGATCATGAGGGCGGATGCGGGCAGTCACGGATGACTGCAATGGAGGTCTGGGGCACGCCGCAGCGGATGAGGGCCACGGCTGAGGGCGCGGATCTCCGTCGTCGGCGCATCTGGCGTTCATGCGGTATATATAACACTCGTCCAGGGCGCGCGGTCGAGTGCCAGCATTATCGTCGTCAGCCGCAAAGAGCGTTTGTGATAGTAAGTACCTCCGCCAAGAGCGCATCGTCACAGCTCGGTCGACCGTGTTCAGTCTTGTCTGGCCCGAGCTTACTCTGCCCCACCAAACAGCCCACGTCCCTCGTCCATATATTTTCTCCCCAACTCAACCACTCACCACTGCTTCAACCAAACACTGTACGTCGCGCTGGATGCATTGATTGAAAGAGACACTGACACTGACTCTACGCAGCTTCCACAACACACACCACAACTCGAAACACCGCAAATATGGTCGTCAAGGTGCGTCATTGCAGAACGCGCGATAGCGGGACAtgaagagaaggaatatGGACGCATGCTCATACACACCGCAGGCAGGTATCAACGGATTCGGCAGAATCGGACGTATCGTCTTCCGCAATGCGTGAGTGACTTGCCAAAACAGCCTCGGTGCAAGGCAGGGCGGAAGCTGACATTGGAGCAGCATCCAGCACGGTGACGTTGAGGTCATTGCCGTCAACGACCCTTTCATTGAGCCACACTACGCTGTAAGTTGTCTTCGATGGAGAGCTGCTCGGCTATGAGCTGACATGTCCTCCAGGCGTACATGCTGAAGTACGACTCCACACACGGTATCTTCGATGGCAAGATCGAGGTCGACGGCAACCAGGGCCTGATCGTCAACGGCAAGAAGATCCGCTTCTACATGGAGAAGGACCCAGCTGCCATTCCATGGGGTGAGGCTGGCGCCGAGTACATCGTCGAATCCACTGGTgtcttcaccaccaccgagaAGGCCCAGGCACACATCAAGGGCGGCGCAAAGAAAGTCGTCATTTCCGCTCCATCTGCTGACGCGCCAATGTTCGTCATGGGCGTGAACAACACCGAGTACAAGTCCGACATTCCAGTCATCTCCAACGCTTCTTGCACAACCAACTGCTTGGCTCCTCTCGCCAAGGTCATCCACAACGAGTTCACCATGATCGAGGGTCTGATGACCACCATCCACTCCTACACTGCCACACAGAAGACCGTCGACGGTCCATCAGGCAAGGACTGGCGTGGAGGCCGTACCGCGGCCCAGAACATCATCCCATCTTCGACTGGTGCCGCTAAGGCTGTCGGCAAGGTCATTCCAGACTTGAACGGCAAGCTCACTGGCATGTCCATGCGTGTGCCAACTGCCAACGTCTCCGTTGTCGACTTGACCTGCCGCATCGAGAAGGGTGCCAGCTACGACGAGATCATTGCTGCCCTGAGGAAGGCTTCCGAGGGCGAGCTCAAGGGTAAGAAGCGGAACAACCACATTTTAACTTCAATGAATGCAGTCATGCTAACTACGCTCTCAAACAGGTGTCCTCGCAGtcaccgacgacgacgttgtCTCCAGCGATCTCAACGGCAACATCAACAGCTCCATCGTCGACGTCAAGGCCGGTATCTCCCTCAACAAGAACTTCGTCAAGCTCGTCTCCTGGTACGACAACGAGTGGGGTTACTCCCGCCGTGTCATCGACCTTCTGGCATACATTGCCAAGGTCGACGGCAACGCTTAAGCAAAAGCCTCTTCCCGAAGATGGATCAAATTCTCGAAAAAAGCAAAAGCATGCCTACAGAGCAGACCACAGTAAGGAGTGTGGTGTACACCCTTTCTGTTGCCATGCAACGGCATTGCAATTTATGGATATGAACAGTAGCTAGCCACTAGCCAGCTAGATTATGAGCATGACAACTTTCAAACACAGACAAATGATAGTCTCGTGATGATTCGATCAAATCTTCGTCCTTTTTGCTGCCTCTGCTCCCTCCAAATGCCACTTGACTCTATCTCCTGTTCTGATACGAAGGCTTGAACATccgcttcgccttcttcttcatatCTTGTCTGGCAGCACCAGCTGAAATCCCAGCAGTCCCATTAGTCCCATTAACCGGATTCGGCGCATTCGTCGTCGTATTATACGTAGCATTCGCCGGCAGAACCGCAGACTGCATCGTCCCATTACCCTCTCGATAAGTACTCTCAGCCGGTCCAACACTCTTATACTGCTTCCAATGTTTCTTCCCAGTAGCAATATCTTTACCATTAATCGCTCGCTCAAACATTTCTAATGCGAGTACAGGCTGATAAAAGGGAACTTCATGTCCACTTTCATACACCCTCACAAAAGCGAAATTATCCGATTATTTGACTTGCCCGTGAACAATGTTATCCAAAGTCGTGACGTTTTCGTAGCCTGCGGAAGAGAAACCTGGTGCGTTGACCTTTTCGGCTATGACTTGGCCGCCGCTGGTAGCCGAGATTTGTTAGTGTTAGTGTATGTGGGTGGTTGTTATTGTGTAAGGAGAACGGGTATTCTCGGAGGATGAGGGAGATGTCTAGCTGGGGTGAGGTTTTAGGATGAACTTGCAGCCAGTTGCCTAGGAGGAGAGAAACATATATTAGTTATTGATTTGCTATGCAATGCGTGATGttggaagaaaagagaagctTACAATTGTAATCTGCGTCTCCGGCGAATTGAACGACGTAGATGCCGTCTTCTACTAAGCTGCGGACTGCGGCGATCGTGCCTGATTCTCGATCATCGTCGCCTGTGCTACCAAAGGCATTGCCGACGGCACTGTTGGATTCGCTGAAGTTTACGAATGCGCCGATGGCTTGTTGTACTTTTGGCGTATTGAGGTAGTCCACGTAGTAAGAATATGGGAATGGATCGGGAGAAAGTTCTCGGATATCATATTCGTCGCGGTTGGCCACGTTGTCGAGAACGGATTCCACTTCGTTGGCACAGAAGGTATCGGCTGCGGAACAGATCTAGCGGGTGTCAATGACAAAAGTCGCTTCTAGGAGACTGTTATGATACCTCGTTGATGCCTCTGTTATAGCAATCCAGAGTCCGGTCATAGCAATTGCCAGGTCCGTACATTGCGTTGTACAACTGATTTTTGGTGGACTGGTTGTATGGATCATAATCATACGTGTTTCCGGGGAATACCGTGAAATTGTAGAAAGCAGCGTACTGTACCAGTGGGTCGTACCATCCTTTGGAAGAAGTCAGCCAAAGGCATACGAATAAAGCTTTATGCTGTGAGCGATGCGTACCATTTCCGATCAAGAGAGTCGACAGCTTGATGTGATGCGCTCCTGGCAACGAGGACTTCTCGATCAAGTCATTTTGAGATTCGATGTATGCGTTGAATATGGGTCCGTAATGTCCACCATATGATTCAGTTGCAAAATTGAACTCGTTCCTGGAATATTGCGGGAAGGCTCCCATGACTGGAAAAAGCACAAGAGGTATCAGTAAACACAATTTCCCCAAACGACACAACCTTTCCAAAGCAGAGTGCGCGCTCTCACTCGTTACCTAGGCTCGAGGCACAACTATCTTGCAGACACATTTTTGAGGTGCCGCAATACCTGACAAAGACTAGAATGTCCAGTGTTCTGGATGATAGATTCAAATCTCCAACGAAAAGGTACTCGACTTACATCCTTGCAATGTGCGCCACATGCTCGGTGCCGCATCAGCAGTTGAGTTGGCAGTGTTGGTCAAATTTGGGTAGCTGTAAGTTCCGCATGTATCTCCAGCAAAACCGAAGCAGGTCGCATTTGGCAGCTGGGCAACTTGTGATGATTTCGTCTCATATCCAGAAACGGGAGTCGAGTAGCTGAAGCCCACCTGAGCAGGATGGTCGATGAACAACATGTTCGAGGCATTGCTGACCATTTTTAGAAGTGATTGAGTATGACCTTGAGAACACTTACTTCCAGGCGTGCTCATTCGTATAGACATTTCCATCTGCATCCACACCGCATGGCCCCAGTTCCTGGAAGAGGCCAATCATGGAAGATGATCCTGGTCCTCCATTGATCCAGACTGTCAAGGGCGCTTCTTCTGGACTTCCGTTGCGGCTTTCGAAGAACCAGAAAAAGACATGCTGATCTTCGAAAACGTCGACATATCCTGAATAGCTTTTCACTCCTGGTGTCAATTCGCAAATGCCTTCAGGCACTTCCTTCCATCGGACTGGAATATCGAGGTATCCTGCTGTGGTCGTTAGATCTGTCGGAGGCGTTACGAATTGGGCACTCGCGGTGGCAGAGAAAAGCAGCCCAAGAATGCAAGCACTGGACAGCATGGTAGCCATTTCCTGATACTCCCTCGTCCACCAGACGGGGCAATGGAAACTACTTATCTACTCAACGTATGAAGCCCTACCTGCTACCTTCCACTTTTGTGCCTGCGATCAGAGCACGGGCACAGTCGTGACTGTAACGCAATGACGATGTTCTGCACTGTCTAACCGCATGTAGGAGATCGTCCCTCGAGTACAGTGGGCTTAATGGCGATAAGGATTTTAGTCACTCCGGCTGAATTTGAGTACGAGGTCGCCACGGTTTTGAAGTCCCCCGGGCGCGGCAAAGTATGGCGAGCCTGAAAAGCCATTGCACAGTGAGCTCTCAAGAGCCACTTGTGTCTCGAGCTCTGTCCTCAATGCTGTGCTGGTCCGGCACACAGTCAACATGTCTGAGAAGTGGCGCCAGAAGCGCATGTCTTGTCAATGCTTGACCAAGCTTGCCGTTGGCAGACCCACAAAACCTCGGGAACTGCGGCAATATCACGTGGAGATCCTCCTTGGGAACCAAAGTTAGCCCGACTACCTTCCCCTCTTTGCTCTTAACCTCCATTCTCCAGCGACAATATCCTACTAATTGACCCTTttcaacaacatcagcaaAGTGCCTTGAGTGCCGTGTGGATGTCGACTGCTTGAGCATTGGACGTCCACTGCGCTggccgctgctgcgactTGGGCTGGTCCCAGCGACACCGAGCTGCGAGTGGAACGCGCGGCGCAGAGGATGTATCGCCAGCATGGCGGCGGTGCGGAAGCTGAACAGCAATATCAACTTGGTGACAATACAGGCATGACGCCCTTTGGCCAGACACAATTCGGCTCTACGATATATGATCACCAGAACTTGCACCCGACGACGGGGAATCATGCCAGAAGCTCGCCCAACGGTTTCGCGGGATCGACACAGGCTTCCAGCATGCACAGCGCATCACCAGGACGCGACAGCGTGTTCGGCTTCAAACCAATGGACCGGTCTTTGCCGTCCACAGACGTAACAGCAGAGAACCTGACACAGACCTTCGTAGACTTCATACTCTATTGCAATCCGAATTTCCCAACAGATGTGGACACGACCGCTCTCAGGTCCGGCTTTGAAGGTCCACCGAAGAGCGACGGGAAAGACTTCAACACTTGGGATCTGTTTGTGCTCATTCGAAAGCTCGAGCATAAGGAGATCAAAACATGGAACCAACTTGCACTGGA from Cercospora beticola chromosome 3, complete sequence includes the following:
- a CDS encoding uncharacterized protein (MEROPS:MER0000412), producing MLSSACILGLLFSATASAQFVTPPTDLTTTAGYLDIPVRWKEVPEGICELTPGVKSYSGYVDVFEDQHVFFWFFESRNGSPEEAPLTVWINGGPGSSSMIGLFQELGPCGVDADGNVYTNEHAWNNASNMLFIDHPAQVGFSYSTPVSGYETKSSQVAQLPNATCFGFAGDTCGTYSYPNLTNTANSTADAAPSMWRTLQGFMGAFPQYSRNEFNFATESYGGHYGPIFNAYIESQNDLIEKSSLPGAHHIKLSTLLIGNGWYDPLVQYAAFYNFTVFPGNTYDYDPYNQSTKNQLYNAMYGPGNCYDRTLDCYNRGINEICSAADTFCANEVESVLDNVANRDEYDIRELSPDPFPYSYYVDYLNTPKVQQAIGAFVNFSESNSAVGNAFGSTGDDDRESGTIAAVRSLVEDGIYVVQFAGDADYNCNGGQVIAEKVNAPGFSSAGYENVTTLDNIVHGQVK